In Eucalyptus grandis isolate ANBG69807.140 chromosome 4, ASM1654582v1, whole genome shotgun sequence, the following proteins share a genomic window:
- the LOC104441437 gene encoding 1-aminocyclopropane-1-carboxylate oxidase, producing the protein MEIFPVINLEKLNGEERGVTMEMIKDACENWGFFELVNHGISHELMDTVERLTKGHYKECMERKFKEMVASKGLEAVQSEIGDIDWESTFFLRHLPVSNISEVPDLKEDYRKVMREFALEIEKLAEQLLDLLCENLGLEKGYLKKVFYGSKGPTFGTKVSNYPPCPNPELFKGLRAHTDAGGIILLFQDDKVGGLQLLKDGKWIDVPPLRHSIVINLGDQLEVITNGKYKSVEHRVIAQADGNRMSIASFYNPGSDAVICPAPALLKKEAGEEGQAYPKFVFEDYMKLYARLKFQAKEPRFEAMKATESTIARGPIATA; encoded by the exons atggagatatTCCCAGTGATTAACTTGGAGAAGTTGAATGGCGAGGAGAGAGGAGTTACTATGGAGATGATAAAAGATGCTTGTGAAAACTGGGGCTTCTTTGAG TTGGTGAATCATGGGATATCCCATGAGCTGATGGACACGGTGGAGAGGCTCACAAAGGGTCACTACAAAGAATGCATGGAGAGGAAATTCAAGGAAATGGTGGCAAGCAAAGGGCTCGAGGCCGTTCAGTCTGAAATCGGCGACATTGATTGGGAGAGCACCTTCTTCTTGCGCCATCTCCCCGTCTCCAACATCTCTGAAGTCCCTGATCTCAAAGAAGATTACAG GAAGGTGATGAGAGAATTTGCACTGGAGATAGAGAAGCTAGCAGAGCAACTTCTAGACCTGTTGTGTGAGAACCTCGGTCTGGAGAAAGGGTACCTGAAGAAGGTCTTCTATGGATCCAAAGGGCCAACATTTGGAACCAAGGTGAGCAACTACCCTCCGTGCCCGAACCCAGAGCTTTTTAAGGGCCTCCGGGCCCACACCGACGCCGGTGGGATCATCCTTCTCTTCCAGGACGACAAAGTCGGCGGCCTTCAACTCCTCAAGGACGGCAAATGGATCGATGTCCCTCCACTGAGGCATTCCATTGTCATCAACTTAGGCGACCAGCTAGAG GTCATTACAAATGGCAAGTACAAGAGCGTGGAGCACCGGGTTATTGCGCAGGCAGATGGGAATAGAATGTCCATAGCATCGTTTTATAACCCTGGAAGCGATGCTGTCATCTGTCCTGCGCCAGCACTATTGAAGAAAGAAGCAGGAGAGGAAGGCCAAGCTTATCCCAAGTTTGTGTTTGAGGACTACATGAAGTTGTATGCAAGGCTTAAGTTCCAGGCGAAGGAACCGAGATTCGAAGCCATGAAAGCCACGGAATCCACCATTGCTAGGGGTCCTATCGCAACTGCTTGA
- the LOC104441438 gene encoding LOW QUALITY PROTEIN: protein CLMP1 (The sequence of the model RefSeq protein was modified relative to this genomic sequence to represent the inferred CDS: inserted 1 base in 1 codon): MGKSGGKKKKGVSNHVSGEAPAAKANGGGVDMDATVFLKRAHELKEEGNKRFQGKDYGGALEQYHNALNLLPKTHPERAVFHSNRAACLMQMKPIDYDAVIAECTMALQVQPRFVRALLRRARALEAIGRIEMAMQDVQVLLGSDPNNGDALEIARRLRMALGPRQEAQQDLQSRPSPAALGASAVRGAPVGGLGPCLPTRPVPKKGASSAAGTVLSTSNKIDKPQPIGATENGPVPKAQMPKLVLKPLSGSSTDPLVTSSINNKKEQSSSLLASTLPLSGRHSDLAVPLRPLKLIYDHDIRLAQMPMNCSFKVLRDIVSKRFPSSKSVLIKYRDNDGDLVTITCSSELRMAESSVDSVIEKEPEPEKADPIGLLRLHIVEVTAEQEPPLLEEDEEKPVESEENKGEESQSHSSLSESVIEAGDSAIDKIEKEVSNDKQPGTSEDPECKDVEMDDWLFEFAQLFRTHVGIDPDAHIDLHELGMELCTEALEETVTSEEAQNLFDKAAAKFQEVAALAFFNWGNVHMCAARKRIPLDESSGEEVVAAQLQVAYDWVREKYSLAKEKYEEALVIKPDFYEGLLALGQQQFEMAKLHWSFALAKKIDLLSWDPAETLKLFDSAEEKMKAATEMWEKLEEQRVNELKDPNSSKKDELLKRRKNKGXEGEPSGSGGNGEVSPEEAAEQAAVMRSQIHLFWGNMLFERSQVECKLGMGGWKEKLDAAVERFKLAGASEVDISVVLKNHYSNGDAVEGDGKKVDNTNTDANLESEKKEEVAQVAEK; the protein is encoded by the exons ATGGGGAAAtccggagggaagaagaagaagggggtttCGAACCATGTTTCCGGGGAGGCTCCGGCGGCGAAGGCCAATGGGGGTGGTGTTGATATGGATGCAACGGTGTTCTTGAAAAGAGCCCATGAGCTCAAGGAAGAAGGCAACAAGAGGTTCCAGGGTAAGGACTATGGGGGCGCTCTTGAGCAGTACCACAATGCGCTTAACCTCTTGCCAAAGACCCACCCGGAACGGGCGGTGTTCCACAGCAATAGGGCTGCCTGCTTGATGCAGATGAAGCCCATAGACTATGATGCGGTGATAGCGGAGTGCACGATGGCGCTCCAGGTGCAGCCCAGGTTCGTCCGGGCGCTGCTCCGGAGGGCTCGGGCGTTGGAGGCGATAGGGAGGATTGAGATGGCGATGCAGGACGTTCAGGTGCTGTTGGGGTCGGACCCAAATAATGGGGATGCTCTGGAGATCGCGAGGCGGTTGCGCATGGCATTGGGCCCGCGACAGGAGGCCCAGCAGGACCTCCAAAGCCGGCCGTCCCCGGCTGCTCTGGGGGCTTCGGCTGTCCGTGGTGCTCCGGTCGGTGGCCTGGGGCCATGTCTGCCCACCCGCCCGGTGCCTAAGAAGGGGGCATCCTCTGCAGCGGGAACTGTTTTGTCTACGAGTAATAAGATAGATAAGCCCCAACCGATTGGAGCAACTGAAAATGGTCCTGTGCCCAAAGCCCAAATGCCAAAACTGGTGCTAAAGCCCCTGAGTGGTTCTTCTACTGACCCTCTGGTGACTTCGAGTATTAATAACAAGAAGGAGCAGTCGTCATCTTTGTTGGCATCAACATTGCCTCTCAGTGGTCGGCACTCGGATCTTGCTGTTCCTTTAAGGCCACTGAAGCTTATTTATGATCATGACATAAGACTGGCCCAGATGCCCATGAACTGCAGCTTTAAAGTGTTAAGGGACATTGTAAGCAAACGTTTTCCTTCCTCAAAGTCTGTTTTGATCAAGTATAGGGAtaatgatggtgatttagtGACCATCACATGTAGCAGTGAGCTCAGAATGGCAGAGTCTAGTGTTGACAGTGTTATTGAGAAAGAACCTGAACCGGAGAAGGCTGATCCCATCGGGTTGCTTAGGTTGCACATTGTTGAGGTGACTGCTGAGCAGGAGCCACCTTTATtggaggaagatgaagagaagcctGTGGAAAGTGAGGAGAACAAAGGAGAAGAAAGTCAGTCTCATTCTTCTCTCAGTGAATCAGTAATAGAAGCTGGTGATTCTGCAATTGATAAGATCGAAAAAGAAGTCTCGAATGATAAGCAGCCAGGTACTTCAGAAGATCCAGAGTGCAAGGATGTTGAGATGGATGATTGGTTGTTTGAGTTTGCTCAGCTTTTCCGCACTCACGTTGGTATTGACCCTGATGCTCACATAGACTTGCATGAGCTTGGGATGGAACTTTGCACAGAAGCGCTCGAGGAAACAGTGACGAGTGAAGAAGCTCAGAATTTGTTTGACAAGGCTGCTGCAAAATTCCAAGAGGTAGCAGCTCTAGCTTTCTTCAACTGGGGCAACGTCCATATGTGCGCAGCAAGGAAGCGTATTCCCTTGGATGAGTCTTCCGGGGAGGAGGTAGTAGCAGCTCAACTTCAAGTAGCTTATGACTGGGTGCGAGAAAAGTACTCATTGGCCAAAGAGAAATATGAGGAAGCTCTTGTGATCAAGCCAGACTTTTATGAAGGATTGCTCGCTTTGGGACAGCAGCAGTTTGAAATGGCCAAACTTCACTGGTCATTTGCTCTTGCTAAGAAAATTGACCTATTGAGCTGGGATCCTGCAGAAACACTCAAGCTCTTTGATAGTGCAGAGGAGAAAATGAAAGCTGCAACAGAGATGTGGGAGAAGCTGGAGGAACAAAGGGTGAACGAACTTAAAGATCCAAACTCAAGCAAGAAAGATGAGCTgctgaaaagaaggaaaaacaagg CAGAAGGTGAGCCCTCTGGGAGCGGCGGTAATGGAGAGGTCTCGCCTGAAGAAGCCGCTGAGCAAGCTGCAGTTATGAGATCGCAGATCCACCTTTTCTGGGGTAATATGCTTTTTGAGCGATCTCAAGTTGAGTGCAAGTTAGGGATGGGTGGTTGGAAGGAGAAACTAGATGCTGCTGTTGAGCGCTTTAAGCTTGCTGGAGCTTCTGAGGTTGACATATCAGTTGTTCTGAAGAACCACTACTCTAATGGAGATGCAGTGGAAGGAGATGGGAAAAAGGTTGATAACACTAATACTGACGCAAACTTGGAAAgtgagaagaaggaagaggttGCTCAAGTAGCAGAGAAGTGA
- the LOC104442933 gene encoding E3 ubiquitin-protein ligase COP1, whose product MPVDPQDTKEHIKATDNKQHARSLEPENECFQKLKNFDVSTTATDRPSSLVRGSCCHCGQRILLRSHETPRQRAQQEKVEELSDDGHMMDLLQKIDCLRLCSQDTSQTGPHTAMAGPVLRKEETGYDSMKRAGCPSGFKDFKSMLSSFMEYSQLKVIAELNNGVRVDSLKVVSSIELNKDEELFATAGISKTVEVFHFSSVVNRTAAGHGPVAKISKESKLSCLSWNKYMNNQFAISDYGGIVAVHDAATCQSMIQFKEHDNRVWSIDFSHTEPHLLISGGDGCKVKVWSTKQEASVLTIDTRANICAVKYDPGSSVYLAVGSADHNIYYYDLRYISEPVHKLKGHRKSVSHVEFSSSNNLVSASIDSSLRLWDIKKCAPVRVFRGHSNTKNFVGLSSSGDFIGCGSETNEVVVYHKDFSRPAAWHSFDSPCAGLAGKTADVCFVSAVCWKRDSSVMLAANGQGIIKVLALPFQQM is encoded by the exons ATGCCAGTTGATCCTCAAGACACTAAAGAGCACATAAAGGCCACTGACAATAAGCAACATGCACGGTCTCTGGAACCAGAGAACGAATGTTTCCAGAAACTGAAGAACTTTGATGTTTCTACTACTGCTACAGATCGACCATCTTCTTTGGTCAGGGGATCGTGTTGCCATTGCGGTCAGAGAATTCTGCTCCGGTCGCATGAGACACCCAGGCAACGAGCCCAACAGGAGAAGGTAGAAGAGTTATCAGATGACGGCCACATGATGGACCTACTTCAAAAGATTGATTGCTTGAGGTTATGTTCACAGGATACTAGTCAAACAGGGCCACACACTGCAATGGCAGGACCGGTACTTAGAAAG GAAGAGACAGGATATGATTCAATGAAAAGAGCAGGTTGTCCATCAGGTTTCAAGGATTTTAAATCAATGCTGAGTTCTTTCATGGAGTACAG TCAATTGAAGGTCATCGCTGAACTTAATAATGGGGTTCGTGTCGACTCTCTGAAAGTTGTCTCAAG CATAGAGCTCAATAAAGATGAAGAATTGTTTGCAACAGCCGGGATTTCAAAGACCGTTGaagttttccatttttcctcg GTGGTGAACAGAACAGCTGCGGGTCATGGACCTGTTGCGAAAATCTCCAAGGAATCGAAACTTAGTTGCTTGAGTTGGAATAAGTACATGAACAACCAATTCGCCATTAGTGATTATGGAGGCATAGTAGCTGTTCACGATGCAGCTACTTGTCAG AGTATGATTCAATTTAAGGAGCATGATAATCGAGTTTGGTCGATTGATTTCTCGCACACTGAGCCTCATTTGCTCATTTCTGGAGGCGACGGCTGCAAG GTTAAGGTTTGGTCCACCAAGCAAGAAGCGAGTGTTCTTACCATCGACACGAGGGCCAACATTTGCGCTGTCAAATATGATCCTGGATCCAGCGTGTACTTAGCT GTGGGTTCAGCAGATCATAACATTTATTACTACGACTTGAGGTATATCAGTGAACCGGTGCATAAGCTCAAAGGGCACAGGAAGTCTGTTTCCCATGTGGAATTCTCCTCTAGCAACAACCTTGTCTCTGCTTCTATTGACAGCTCCTTGCGCTTGTGGGATATAAAGAAATGCGCTCCT GTCCGCGTATTTAGAGGGCACTCGAATACGAAAAACTTTGTGGGCCTCTCATCAAGTGGCGACTTCATAGGATGTGGCAGCGAAACAAATGAAGTGGTCGTCTATCACAAG GATTTTTCTAGACCGGCAGCTTGGCACAGCTTCGATTCCCCCTGCGCAGGTCTCGCCGGCAAGACTGCAGATGTATGCTTTGTAAGTGCAGTGTGCTGGAAACGCGACAGTTCAGTGATGCTAGCGGCAAACGGCCAAGGAATTATTAAAGTGCTTGCGCTACCATTTCAACAGATGTAa